The proteins below are encoded in one region of Lactuca sativa cultivar Salinas chromosome 3, Lsat_Salinas_v11, whole genome shotgun sequence:
- the LOC111877628 gene encoding protein NDR1, giving the protein MGSCAKCWGIIISILAIITAVIVVCVYFTNPSDPSFTINDFYVSALNLSDISSTTTAANQTIFFDMRLHNSNKAMGAYYDPVKITFLYIPNIKLTFVVGEYTVPKFYQHNQKSMYVRETVATRGIAPYNRMVTSSVFIVKVSTKVGFKSPAYRKKGTVVVVANVRVGQNGERDSKRGITLFESGVGDHGLRCLGFRVSLLILSTATLLMIM; this is encoded by the coding sequence atgggATCTTGCGCTAAATGTTGGGGAATAATCATATCAATATTGGCTATCATAACAGCCGTGATCGTTGTATGCGTCTATTTCACCAACCCATCGGATCCATCATTCACCATCAATGATTTTTACGTTTCAGCCCTCAACCTATCGGACATttcctccaccaccaccgccgccaatCAGACCATTTTCTTTGACATGAGACTCCATAACTCGAATAAAGCCATGGGAGCTTACTACGACCCTGTTAAAATTACCTTTTTATACATCCCTAATATCAAGTTGACTTTTGTCGTTGGAGAATACACAGTTCCAAAGTTTTATCAACATAATCAGAAAAGCATGTACGTGAGAGAAACGGTGGCCACTAGAGGCATAGCACCCTATAATAGGATGGTAACATCCTCCGTATTCATAGTGAAGGTGTCCACCAAAGTCGGGTTTAAGTCACCAGCTTATCGTAAGAAGGGGACAGTGGTTGTAGTGGCGAATGTGAGGGTGGGACAAAATGGAGAAAGAGATTCAAAGAGAGGCATTACACTCTTTGAATCTGGTGTGGGTGATCATGGGCTTCGTTGTTTAGGCTTTCGAGTGAGTTTATTGATCCTTTCTACTGCCACCCTTTTGatgattatgtga
- the LOC111877626 gene encoding uncharacterized protein LOC111877626 gives MPVLVALFASPSSPSFSVNLFHNQTLNLTRANGNSPTNFAIHFDLKLKNENKAIGLHYPDQINITFSYFPNVSTLAILADYKLDSFYQGNGKTKRVRDMVETNGFPTVLEGTNMIVFRVDLVGSFRYKKVGTKRHKVELGCLVGVDSTTSNKMQKGFIGMVKPGLDSKLKRKPPPDPP, from the coding sequence ATGCCTGTCTTAGTAGCTCTATTCGCATCGCCATCTAGTCCATCGTTTTCAGTTAATCTTTTTCATAATCAAACCTTGAACCTGACCAGAGCAAATGGTAATTCTCCCACAAACTTTGCTATCCACTTCGATCTCAAGCTAAAAAACGAAAACAAAGCAATAGGTCTTCATTACCCAGATCAAATAAATATCACATTTTCTTACTTCCCAAATGTATCCACGCTTGCCATTTTAGCAGACTACAAGTTGGACAGCTTTTATCAGGGTAACGGGAAGACTAAACGCGTGCGAGACATGGTGGAAACAAACGGATTCCCTACAGTGTTGGAAGGGACGAATATGATAGTTTTTCGAGTAGATTTGGTGGGTTCGTTTAGGTATAAAAAGGTTGGAACGAAGAGACATAAGGTGGAGTTGGGATGTCTTGTGGGTGTAGATTCCACCACCAGCAACAAAATGCAGAAAGGGTTTATTGGAATGGTAAAACCAGGTCTTGATTCCAAGCTGAAGAGGAAACCTCCACCAGATCCACCGTGA
- the LOC111877670 gene encoding uncharacterized protein LOC111877670, translating into MAQRGACGGGRSGSHISGRDARDRNASQSYNDAESQPSSSVRGSNILDQVPSNPSKRKFIEVDSEKEFTDQISVIRAITCIPKTMFDGPWTSWKKVDKEHRDAMWEHFKGLYVWPEETDVLARKVWEDCMKKRFPDIMRRAREASLKLAKAANVNASLEGDLNLLKDYRPNWIKKEYWEKMINEVWTTSKWKHLSQSGKNNINKLEDGSVSKHTGGSISIRQHKKRMQAMLKRPPTGVELYARLHTKRSTQEYITPKAAKVKEAYESAMVAKFGDDTSCHPLLDNETWCDVSGGVKKGRIYGFGSVSDPVSFLEGTSSTITSQEVVYERVRNEMRGEMDAKAAEMEAKHQQMREEMDAKAATIDAKQQQIDAKYEAMEKMYAALQNMMGN; encoded by the exons ATGGCGCAACGAGGAGCTTGTGGTGGTGGTCGCAGTGGTAGTCACATTAGTGGTCGTGATGCTAGAGATAGAAATGCATCCCAATCATACAATGATGCAGAAAGTCAACCTTCTTCTTCAGTTAGAGGATCAAACATCTTAGACCAAGTTCCAAGTAACCCATCAAAAAGGAAGTTCATTGAAGTCGATTCTGAAAAGGA ATTTACGGATCAGATTTCAGTGATCAGAGCCATCACATGTATACCGAAGACGATGTTTGACGGCCCATGGACCTCATGGAAGAAGGTTGACAAAGAACATCGTGATGCAATGTGGGAACACTTCAag GGTTTGTATGTTTGGCCCGAAGAGACTGATGTTCTTGCTCGCAAGGTATGGGAAGACTGTATGAAGAAACGATTTCCTGACATAATGCGAAGAGCACGTGAAGCATCTTTAAAACTTGCCAAAGCTGCAAATGTGAATGCCTCACTAGAAGGTGATTTAAATTTGCTAAAAGACTATCGCCCAAATTGGATAAAAAAGGAGTATTGGGAAAAAATGATCAATGAAGTGTGGACCACATCCAAATGGAAACATTTATCACAATCagggaaaaataacataaataaattaGAAGATGGCTCAGTTTCCAAACATACCGGGGGTTCTATATCTATTCGTCAACATAAGAAAAGAATG CAAGCAATGCTTAAACGCCCTCCTACAGGAGTTGAACTTTATGCAAGGTTGCACACTAAACGGTCTACTCAAGAGTACATTACACCAAAGGCAGCTAAAGTTAAG GAGGCTTATGAAAGTGCTATGGTGGCTAAGTTTGGTGATGATACTAGTTGCCACCCCCTCTTGGATAATGAAACATGGTGTGATGTTTCCGGAGGAGTCAAGAAAGGAAGAATATATGGATTCGGATCTGTGTCTGATCCAGTGAGCTTTTTGGAAGGAACATCTAGTACAATAACATCCCAAGAG GTTGTCTATGAACGTGTACGAAACGAGATGCGTGGCGAAATGGATGCTAAAGCTGCAGAAATGGAAGCTAAACATCAACAAATGCGTGAGGAAATGGATGCCAAAGCTGCAACAATAGATGCCAAACAACAACAAATTGATGCAAAATATGAAGCAATGGAGAAGATGTATGCAGCCTTGCAAAATATGATGGGAAATTGA